One window of the Eucalyptus grandis isolate ANBG69807.140 chromosome 8, ASM1654582v1, whole genome shotgun sequence genome contains the following:
- the LOC104414324 gene encoding LOW QUALITY PROTEIN: purple acid phosphatase 15 (The sequence of the model RefSeq protein was modified relative to this genomic sequence to represent the inferred CDS: inserted 1 base in 1 codon): MLPPSLPSSVRPSVSLSLDAREMAAMRAAPPPSGASLALLCFFLLCPPGTLLAGGIPTTLEGPFPPVTVPLDKSFRGNAVDLPDTDRRVQRTVSDFEPEQISVSLSSSHDSVWISWITGEYQIGDDITPLDPNSVGSVVYYGGSGSGRSHRATGYSLIYNQLYPFEGLENYTSGIIHHVRLKGLKPSTLYSYQCGDPSIAVSEVYYFTTMPVTGPSSYPSRVAVVGDLGLTYNTTSTVDHMLSNHPDLVLLVGDVCYANLYLTNGTGADCYSCSFPQTPIHETYQPRWDYWGRYMQPLVSKVPIMVIEGNHEIEEQAENQTFVAYSSRFAFPSKESGSSSTFYYSFNAGGIHFLMLGAYISYDKSSDQYRWLEKDLAKVNREVTPWLVATWHPPWYSTYTAHYXEAECMRVAMEDLLYSYGVDVVFNGHVHAYERSNRVYNYTLDPCGPVHITVGDGGNREKMAITHADEPGNCPDPSTTPDTYMGGFCAFNFTSGPAEGNFCWDRQPEYSAYRESSFGHGIFEVKNETHALWTWHRNQDLYKYAGDVIYIVRQPDKCPIKGKRNF; this comes from the exons ATGCTGCCACCGTCGTTGCCgtcgtccgtccgtccgtccgtctctctctctctcgacgcGCGAGAAATGGCGGCAATGCGGGCGGCGCCACCGCCGTCGGGTGCTTCGCTCGCcctgctctgcttcttcttgcTCTGCCCCCCCGGGACGCTGCTCGCCGGAGGCATCCCGACGACTCTCGAGGGGCCGTTCCCGCCGGTGACGGTGCCCCTCGACAAGAGCTTCCGTGGGAACGCCGTCGATTTGCCGGACACCGACCGCCGGGTCCAGAGGACGGTCTCCGACTTCGAGCCGGAGCAAATCTCCGTCTCCCTTTCCTCGAGCCACGACTCCGTCTGGATTTCTTGGATCACAG GAGAGTACCAGATAGGTGATGACATCACCCCGTTGGATCCGAACAGTGTCGGGAGTGTTGTTTACTATGGGGGCTCCGGATCTGGACGGAGTCATCGGGCAACCGGTTATTCGCTCATTTACAACCAACTTTATCCCTTCGAAGGCCTAGAGAACTACACTTCTGGCATTATACACCATGTTCGTCTCAAAG GGTTGAAGCCCAGCACGTTATACTCTTACCAATGTGGAGATCCTTCAATAGCAGTGAGCGAAGTTTATTATTTTACGACTATGCCTGTCACTGGCCCAAGTAGTTACCCCAGCAGAGTGGCAGTGGTTGGTGACTTGGGTCTTACGTACAATACCACTTCCACAGTCGACCACATGCTGAGTAATCATCCTGATCTGGTTCTTTTGGTCGGGGATGTGTGTTATGCTAACTTGTATCTCACGAATGGAACTGGGGCCGATTGCTACTCCTGTTCATTTCCACAAACTCCTATTCACGAAACCTACCAGCCACGATGGGATTACTGGGGAAG GTATATGCAGCCTCTAGTGTCTAAAGTTCCCATCATGGTCATAGAAGGGAATCACGAGATTGAAGAACAGGCTGAGAATCAGACTTTTGTTGCTTATAGTTCTCGATTTGCATTTCCATCTAAAGAAAGTGGATCGTCGTCTACGTTTTACTATTCCTTCAATGCAGGCGGCATACACTTTTTAATGCTCGGTGCCTATATATCTTATGATAAATCAT CGGATCAGTACAGATGGTTAGAGAAAGACCTAGCTAAGGTCAACAGAGAAGTCACACCATGGTTGGTGGCTACATGGCACCCTCCTTGGTACAGCACTTACACGGCCCATT AGGAGGCAGAGTGCATGAGGGTTGCAATGGAGGATTTGTTGTACAGTTACGGGGTCGATGTTGTCTTTAATGGACAT GTTCATGCCTATGAGAGGTCAAATAGAGTGTACAACTACACTCTGGATCCCTGTGGCCCTGTTCACATCACTGTCGGAGATGGTGGTAACCGAGAGAAGATGGCAATTACACATGCAGATGAACCTGGAAACTGTCCAGACCCAAGTACCACCCCCGATACGTACATGGGTGGTTTCTGTGCATTTAATTTCACATCAGGCCCCGCTGAAGGCAACTTCTGTTGGGACAGGCAACCGGAATACAGTGCTTACAGAGAAAGCAGCTTCGGGCATGGCATTTTTGAG